A single genomic interval of Halomonas sp. GT harbors:
- a CDS encoding OmpA family protein yields the protein MNNLSNSMMTKAALGAASIAAVLVLTGCASPPNNDRTELRDAGDGFPALAGNWYDGGKFVDPENILRIQESQTKDQVRQLIGNPHYSEGFFGVREWNYVFNLYTGNGNEYITCQYQVHYDDEMALESTRWRDAQCPALLVPIEVEEIAAEPRAEKLTLSGDVLFDFDSDQLSLEGRRALERVSDMVLDAYSSPSVLVVGYTDRFGEDQYNINLSQARAEAVGSYLVTQGMARRDLTLLGRGEADPVVDCPGQVATLSVKECLRPNRRVEVIVTNS from the coding sequence GTGAATAATCTTAGTAACAGCATGATGACCAAGGCGGCCCTCGGGGCCGCCAGTATCGCCGCCGTTCTCGTTTTGACGGGCTGCGCTAGCCCACCTAATAACGACCGAACCGAGTTACGTGACGCCGGAGATGGCTTTCCAGCACTAGCGGGTAACTGGTATGACGGCGGCAAGTTTGTTGATCCTGAAAACATCTTACGTATTCAGGAAAGCCAGACGAAGGACCAAGTACGCCAGTTGATTGGAAATCCCCATTATTCGGAAGGGTTCTTTGGCGTTCGAGAGTGGAACTATGTGTTCAACTTGTACACGGGTAACGGCAATGAGTACATCACCTGCCAATACCAAGTGCATTATGACGATGAGATGGCGTTAGAAAGCACGCGTTGGCGAGACGCACAGTGTCCAGCGCTGTTAGTGCCAATTGAAGTAGAAGAGATTGCTGCTGAGCCGCGCGCGGAGAAGCTAACCTTATCAGGCGATGTATTGTTTGACTTTGATAGCGACCAGCTCTCGTTAGAGGGGAGGCGAGCTTTGGAACGGGTGTCAGATATGGTTCTTGATGCCTACTCATCACCTAGTGTGTTAGTTGTCGGTTATACGGATCGGTTTGGTGAGGATCAGTATAATATTAACTTATCTCAGGCGCGTGCGGAGGCAGTCGGCAGCTATCTAGTGACGCAGGGGATGGCCCGCCGTGATTTGACATTGCTGGGAAGGGGGGAGGCTGATCCTGTAGTTGATTGCCCAGGCCAAGTGGCCACGCTAAGTGTGAAGGAGTGCTTACGGCCTAACCGTAGAGTGGAGGTAATAGTTACCAATAGTTAA